The Solirubrobacterales bacterium DNA segment CAGGAGTGCCGCGATCTGTCGCTGAAGATCAGCCTCCTCCCGGCGCACGTCGACGCAATCGGCCCGTCGGTGGAGGTGGACGACATCGAGGGGATCGCCGTGCTGGGGCTCAACCCGTTGACGCTCCCGCGCTCCTCGCGCTTCATGAAGCGATCCATGGACATCGTCGGCGCGACTGTCGGCCTGCTGCTCCTGATTCCCGTGATCGCCTCTGTGGCCGTCGCGGTCAAGCTCGGCTCGCGGGGGAGCGTTCTCTTCAGGCAGCGGCGGATCGGCAGGAAGGGCCGGGGCTTCCAGATGCTCAAGTTCCGCACAATGGTCCCCGGGGCCGAGCGCCAGGTCGAGGAGCTGTTCGAGGAGAGCGACGACCCCAACTGGCTGAAGCTCGATCACGACCCTCGGATCACCCGAGTCGGCAGGGTCCTGCGCCTCACCAGCCTCGACGAGTTGCCGCAGCTCTGGAACGTGTTGCGAGGGGACATGAGCCTGGTCGGCCCTCGCCCGCTGGTCGAGACGGAGGACGCCACGGTCAGCGGCTGGGGCCGCACGCGACTCGACCTCGCGCCCGGGATCACAGGCCTGTGGCAGGTTTTGGGCCGGACCAGCATTCCGTTCGAGGAGATGGTCAAGCTCGACTACCTGTACGTGACGAACTGGTCGCTGTGGCTGGACGTCAAGCTGTTGCTCCGCACGTTCCTCGTCGTGGTGCATCGGCGCGGAGCGAATTAGGAGTCCGCACATCCATGTACGCTGCTCATGGAGATGGCCGCAATCTTCAGGCGACACCGGCGCGACTTCGAGCGCAGCGCGGCGGTCACTGGCGAGGAAGCGCCCACCAATGCGGCGGCAGGGCCCGCACTGGCGTTCGAGCCTCCGAAACGCGCCGCCGCGCCCCCTGCGCGGGATAGGACGGGCGGAACCGCCCCAGCCTCGACCCCGTCGGTGCGCGCCGATGCTGAGCGCGGCCACGCCCCTGAACTTGCACGGCTGAGAGATGAGCTGAGCCGCGAGCGGGCCGAGAAGGCGCAAGCGCTGGCCGAAGCCGAACGGCGCCTGGTGAGGGCGCTTGCCGAGCAGCGCGCGGAGATGGAGGAGGAGGTGCGTGAGCATCTCGCCGAGGTGGAGCAACTGAGAGAGGAGCTGGCGCGCGAGCGGACTGAGCTCCAGGCCGAGCTGGCCGCCATCCGCCGCCAGCGCTCCGAAGCCGAGCCGCACATTGCGGCCGTCGTGCAGCCGTCAGCTCGCGCCGCCCACGGTTAGCACGGCCCGCGCGAAGAGATCTCGGGCTTCCCGCCCGGACGTTCGCAACTCGTCGATCGGGCGGGGATCGCGATCGCGGCGCTCGATGGTGGCCAGCTGCTCGGCTGAGGTGAGCCGCTTCAGCAGGCCCCGGTCCTCGAGCCACCGGTCCACGGCCGGTGGCTGGCCGGCGAACAGCGTGAACGTGGGGATGCCGATGAGGGCCGCCTCCCGGGTCATCGTTCCGCCGGCGCCGATCAGCAGATCGGCCTCGTAAAGGAGCGACCGAGAGTCGATTGCCGCAGAGGGGATGGTGCAGTTGGGCAGGTTCATCTGGGTCAGCTCGGAGACCTGCTCGGGATGGCGGGCCAAGACGACGGATTCCACGCCCGGCTGTTGCGAGACCACTCTCAGCGCCTCGATGAAGAGCGGATTGCCGAACCGGTGATAGAGGGCGCGCGCCGGCGGAGTGCGCGCGACGACAAGCGCTCGTTCATCCGAGCGCTTCAGGCCGAGCTCAGCGAGGACGTGTGGATCGGGCTCGAAGTCGCCCAGGTAGATGGCCTCCTTGAGGCCCGGATAGCGCCAGACCTTGCGCTTCGTCGCGCCCCGGCGGCGGGCGATCCCCTCCGGAAACGCCTCAGGCAGGAGCACCAGCGTGGCGAGCCGAAAGGCGAGGTGGTTGGCCGGCTGATGCTCGAAATCCATCCCGGTGACGATCGGCATGCCCAGCGTGCGAGCGGCGACGATCTGGGCGTATGAGTTGTGGGACAGGGCGACGTCAGGCCGACGCTTGGAAGCCCACGCCCGCAGGGCGCCGATGCGGTCGCGAAGCGAGCGCGCCTTGCCGAGCCGGCCAGCCGGGCTCTCGCCCCCCACGACCGTGAGCTGCGGCCAGATCCCCCGTGCGAGCTCGACCGTCTGGGCGTGATCGCGGGCCGTGACCAGGACTCTGTCGCCGAGTTCCTCCAGGCGCCGAGCCACGGGCGCAAACAGCAGCGGGTGCGGCGAGTTGGCGAGGTCGATCCAGACGTCCAGCGTCCGGCTGGTCTCCGGGAGGTCGCTCACCGCCCCAGCGCGTCTGCGACCGCGGTCGTGACGGCCTGGACCGCCTGGGTGTCGAGGGCCGGCCCCATCGGGAGCGCCAGCCCTTCGTTGGCGAGCCGTTCCGCCCCGGGAAGGGAGCCTTCGCGCGCGTACGCCGCCATCGCGGGCTGTCTATGGAGCGGCGGGGTGTAGTAGGCGCGCGACTCGATGCCGGCCGCATCCAGCGCGTCGATGACGCGATCCCGCTCCGGCGTCCTGACCACGTACAGGTGGTAGGCGTGTTCCGCGCCCGGGGTCTCAGGAGGCAGCTCGACGAGCGCTCCCAGGCCGGACTCGGTGTAGAGGGAAGCCACGCGCCGTCGCGCGGCGTTCCACTCATCCAGGTGGGGGAGAAGGACCCGCAGCGCCGCGGCTTGGAGGTCGTCGAGACGGGAGTTGAAGCCGACCTCGCTGTGGACCCACCTCCGGTCCGAGCCGTGATCACGCAGGCGGCGCGCCGCCGCGGCGACCTCGTCCTCATCGGTCAGGAGCGCCCCAGCGTCGCCGAAGGCGCCCAGGGGCTTGCCGGGGTAGAAGCTGAAGCAAGCCGCGTCGCCCAGCGCCCCTGCCGCCGTGCCCTCGAGCCGTGCGCCCGCGGCCTGGGCGGCATCCTCCAGCACGAGCAGCCCGCGAGAGCTCGCAAGCTCCGACAGCTCGGCCATCGGCGCCGGGTTGCCGAACAGGTGCACTGGGACGATCGCGCGCGTGCGGGACCCGATCACGCCCTCCACGGTCTGTGCGGTGACGCAGTTGGTTTCCAGATCGATGTCGGCGAAGACCGGACGCGCTCCGGCGTTCACAACCGCCTCCGCGGTGGCGAAGAAGGTGAAGGCGGGGACGATCACCTCGGCCCCTGGCTCGACCCCAAGCGCGCGCAGGGCGATCGTCAGCGCGTCGGTGCCGTTCGCCACCCCGACGCAGTGCTGCCGCCCGACGTAGGCCGCGAACTCGTGCTCGAACTCCGCCAGCTCGGGCCCGAGCACGTAGCGACCCGAGTCGAGCACCGCGCGCTGGCGCTCGGCGACCCGAGGCAGCAGTGGCTCCAGCGCGGCACGGTGGGCAAAGAGTGGAATCGACGCTGCGGGGCTCACTGCCAGCGCTCGATCAGGTCCTCGGCCGAGACCTCGCGGACCTGGCGGGCGGGGACGCCCATCACCACGGCGCGCGGGGGCACCGCGGCGACCACTACCGCTCCGGCGGCGACGAAGGCTTCCTCGCCCACCTCAACGCCGGGGCAGAGCACGGCTCCGCCGCCGATCCGGCAAGCCCGCCGCAGCCGGACCCCCTCGAGGGACGCCCCGCGCGGATGGCGGGCCATCGTCTGGTCGTTGGTCGTTGTGACCCCGGGCCCGACGAACACGTCGTCCTCGATCTCCGAGTGGGCGGTGAGGTAGCAATTGGTGTTGATCCGGACGCGTTCTCCGACTCGCACGTCGTTGTCGATCGCCGACCCGCGGCCCACCACCGTCTCCACCCCCAGTACCGCTCGCTCCCGGACGTGCGCCTGGTCGCCCGCGATCGCTCCCTGACCCAGCTCGACACCGGCGAAGACGACGGTCCCGGCGCCGATCACGGCGTCATCGCCGATCACCGCCGCCGGCGGGGGCTGACGCGGAGCGCTCGAGCGCTTGCCAAGGCGCGGGCGCTTGCCAACCACAGCCCCATCCTCGATCACCACCCGGTTGCCGACCCTGGTGCCCGGATGGATGACGACGTTGCCGGCGATCTCGACGCCTTCACCGAACTCGACGCCCGCGCCCAGCAGGAGCCCGGGAGCCAGATCGGATGGTGTGAGCTCGCCGGCCATCCCTCGCTCGTTCGATGCCGGTGCAGGGCCGCGAGCCCAGCCGGCGCGGGTAAGTTACCCGGTTCGTGTCCTGCATCGCGCGGAACCCAAACCGGTAGCCTGGCCCCTGGGTCCCCCATGCGACAGGTCGCCCGACGGCTAAAGGATGGACGCCTCGAGCTGGTGGAGGTCCCCGACCCGGCTCCCGGACCCGGCATGGTTTCGGTGCGGCTCGAGGCTTCGGTGCTCAGCGCGGGCACGGAGCGGGCGGCGCTCGAGATTGGCCGCAAGAGCCTGGTGGGCAAGGCGCGGGCGCGCCCCGACCAGGCGCGCCAGGTGCTGAACCGCATGCGAACGGAGGGAGTGCGCTCCACCATGGAGCTGGTTCGCAACCGGCTCGAGGAGCTGGGGCCGATCGGCTACAGCGCAGCCGGGACGGTCATCGAGGCTGGGCCGGCGACGCGCGAGCTGGCCCCGGGCGATCGGGTCGCGATCGCAGGCGGCGGGTTCGCAGGGCACGCCGAGGTGGATGTCGTCCCCTCGCTGCTCTGCGCGCGAGTGCCGGATGGAGTCGACGCCGAGGAGGCGGCGTTCGCCACCCTGGGCGCGATCGCGATCAACGGGTTCCGCCGCGGTGAGACCGAGCTGGGGTCGACTGTGGCCGTGGTCGGCCTGGGCTTGATCGGACAGCTTGCCGCGCGCGTCGCGCGGGCGGCGGGCTGCAGAGTCCTCGGCGTGGACCTGCAGCCCGAGCTGCTCGAGCTCGCGAGGCGCGCCGGCGCCGAGGTGACGCCGCGCTCCGAGCTGGATGAGGGCTCGCGCTGGGAGGGAGCGGCCGATGCCGTTCTCGTCTGCGCCGCCACGGCCTCCAACGACCCGATCCTGCTAGCTGCCAGGCTGGCACGCGATCGGGCCCCGGTGGTGGTCGTCGGGGACGTGGCCATGGATCTGCCCCGCGCGCCCTTCTACGAAAAGGAGCTCGACCTTCGCCTGGCTCGGTCGTACGGCCCGGGCCGCTACGACCCGAACTACGAGCTCCACGGGCTCGACTACCCGATCGGCTATGTCCGCTGGACCGAGCAGCGGAACATGGCCGCCTTCCTGGGCCTGATCGCCGATCAGAAGATCCGGCCGGCCGAGTTGATCACGCACCGCTTTGCGCTCGGCGAGGCAAAGCGCGCGTTCGAAGTTCTCGAGGGAGAGGAGACCACCGTCGGAATCGTGCTCGGCTACGCCGCGCCTGACGACGGAGGAACCGTCCCGGCGAGGCCCTCGCCCGCGGGCAGACGGGCGCAGCCGGCGGCCCGTGAGGGGCGTCGCCTGGGGGTCATCGGTGCGGGCTCGTTCGCCACCGCGACCTTGATCCCGGGGCTCGTGCGGGCCGGTTTCGAGCCGGTCGCGGTCGCCTCCGCGGCGGGGCTCTCGGCGGAGGGCGCCCGCCGGCGCTTCGACTTCGAGACCGCCCACGCCCGGGTGGAAGAGATCCTGGAGAGGGACGACCTCGATCTGGTCGCGATCGCCACCCGGCATGACTCCCACGCCGAGCTCGCCGCCCGGGCGCTCGAGGCGGGCCGTATGGTCTACGTCGAGAAGCCCCTCGCCCTCGATTGGGATCAGCTGCGGCTGGTCATGGACGCGCAGCTTCGCGCCGGCTCGCCGCTTCTGGTCGGCTTCAATCGCCGCTACGCGCCCCTCGCGGGCGAGCTGCGGAACCTGTCCGGGCCGCGGCTGATGGCGTACCGCGTGAACGCCGGCCGACTGGACCGCGATCACTGGCTCAACGACCTCGCGCAGGGGGGCGGGCGCCTGAAGGGCGAGGGCTGCCACTTCATCGACTTCCTCTGCGATCAGGCGGGCGCCGACCCGCAGTCAGTCGTCGCGAACGGCTTCCCGTCGGATCCGGAGCTGTCGCTGGGGGCGAGCGACAACTTCAGCGTGCAGATCACCTTCGCCGACGGCGGAGTGGGCACGGTCAACTACGCGGCCGATGCTCCAAGCGGCCCGGGCAAGGAGCGCTTCGAGACCAGCGCCCCCGGGGCCTACGCCGTGATCGAGGACTTCAAAAGCGGAAGCGTCTGGAAGGGGGGGAGGAGGCGCAGCCTGGGCGGACGCCGTCAGGACAAGGGCTTCTCCGCGCACTTCGAGCTCCTGCGCGATGTGGCCAGGGGCGAAGCCGAGGCGCCCGGTCCGGAGAGCTTCTACCTCTCTACCCTGGCGACCCTGGCCGCTGCTCGCTCGCTCCAGACGGGCCGGCCCGAAACGGTTACGGAGCCCGCCGCGGTCGCGGACCAGTGACGCCCACAAGTCCTACGGCAGCAAGAGCTTGCTCTGCGACCCCTGCCGCGCCGGCCCGACGCTGACGGTTTCGGGTTTGGCGCTCGCTGCGTCGCCGGCGCTCGCCTGGTAGCTGCCCTCGGGAAGCTCGACCTTCAGTGTGCCCGCCGTGGGCACGCTCGAGTCGGGCGAGCTTGTGGAAGCGCCGGCCGGGATCTCCTCGCTGATCGCTTCCTTCGGCCCGCTGAGCGTGAACCGGACCGGTTTGTCGGAGAAGTTGGTGATCGTGAAGTTCACCAGGCCGGCCCCGAAGTGGTTGGGCTGGACGACGACCTGGCGCTGGTCCACTTTCGCCGCCACGTTGATCTGGGCTGCGGCGCGAGGCGGCTCGTTCGTGAAATCCTCCTCGCCGCACCCCCCAAGCACGATCGCGACCAGGCCGCCGAGCACCGCGAAGGCCGCCTGGCGCGCACGCCGCGGTCCTCTCCCCGCGCCCTGGGTGCTCATTGGCGCAACCCTAGCCTAAGAGCAGCAGCTGCGACGCAGCCCGCGCTCAGAACGGGAGCTCCACCACCTGCGCGCGCACCCCCTCTTCGCCCACCTCCACCTGGGTGCCGGGCTCAGCCTCGCGGCGGATCACGGCCAGCGCGATTGGGCCGTGGGCGGGGGAGGTGACGGCCGTCCCGATCCGGCCCACCTCGCGAGCCTCGTATGCGATCACCTCGTCACTCGAGACCGGCGCCTCCAGTCGAAGCCCTCGCAGGTGGCGGTTGGGCTTGCCCTTGTAGTGAAGGCGCGCGACCGTCTCCTGGCCGATGTAGCAGCCCTTGGTGAAGCTGACGGCCCGCGCATCGATCCCCGCCTCCTGGGGGATCGTCGCGTTGGACATCTCGTGGCCGAAGCGCGGGCGCCCCGACTCCACCCGCAGGATCTCGGCGGCATCTTCCGAGACCTCCACGGCGGCGGACTCCTCCAGCAGCGCGCGCAATTCGCTCTCCTGCTCGGCGCGCGTGATCAAGTCGAAACCGAGGTCGGTGGCGACTGCGAGCACCTCGACGCCCTGGCGCTCGAGGAAGCGCTGGGCGTGCTCGGCGGGGAGGGGAGCAGTGTCGGCCGCCTCGCCCGCGCCGGGCCCGATCAGCGAGGTCACCGCCCAGGCGCCCGTGGCGTCCTCGATCTCGACCTCGCGGCCCACGCTGTACATCCGCAGGTGTCGCACCACGGGCTCGATCGCGTCGGTCTCGGTATCCAGCCAAGTCTCCCCGTTGCTCAGCCGCAGGACCCGCATGTCGGCTTGCATGTGCCCCTTGCGGTCGAGCAGCGCCGCGTAGCAGCCCTCGTTCGCTGCCAGGGCCTCCACGTCGTTGGTGAGCTGGCCCTGCAGGAACTCAGCGCCGTCGGGGCCCTTGACGAGGACCACGCCACGCCGGCGGGCAAGGAAGCCGGCCTCTTCGCGCAGGGCCCGGTACTGCCCGTCCAGCTCGATCGCCGTTTCCATCTCCACCGATTGTAGGAACGGCCCTCGACCGTCGCGCGATCCCCCCGCCGTTGGCGACTTTATGGCGGTATCCGCCACAAAGTCGCCACCACCTCCCTCAGCCCGGTCTGACCTTTTGATATGTCAAAATTTCCGTTGTGGCGGATCGAAAAGAGAGGCGCCTCAGCCGCCGTCAACTCCTCGTGGGCGGGGCGGCCGCAGCCCCGGCGCTTGCCCTCCTGCACGAGGTGGTTCCCCACCAGGGGCTGCACCACGCGCTCAGCGGCGGCCAGGCCTCGGCGGCCGGGGCGTCGACGGCCGGACATCCCGGGCATGGGGGCGCCGGCGGCGGGTTGGCTCACGCGAGCTTCGCCGGGGGCACGGTCGATCACCACGCCAACGGATTTGACCCCACCGAGATCCTGCGCGACTTCGAGCGCGGAAAGACGCGGCGGCTCGCGAGCGGCCGGGTGCTGCGCGAGTTCGAGCTGGTGGCCCACGACAAGGAGATCGAGGTCGCACCAGGGGTCAAGTTCGCGGCCTGGACCTACAACGGGCGCGTCCCGGGTCCCACTTTGCGCTGCCGCGAGGGCGAGCGCCTGCGGATCAGGTTCGCCAACGGCTCAGCGCACCCGCACACGGTGCACTTCCACGGGATCCACCCGGCCCACATGGACGGGGTGCCGGGGGTCGGCGAGCGAAGCGGCGGTGGGCTGATCGAGCCGGGCCAGAGCTACGCCTACGAGTTCGACGCCACTCCATTCGGCCTTCACCTCTACCACTGCCACGTGATGCCCCTCGAGTCCCACATCTCCAAGGGCCTGTACGGGGCATTCGTGATCGATCCACGGCGTGGCCGTCCGGACGCCGACGAGCTGGTGATGGTGATGAACGGCTTCGACACGAACTTCGACGCCTCGAACGAGGTGTACGCCGTGAACACGGTCGGCTTCCACTACATGGAGGAGCCAGTCCGCGTGCGGCGTGGCGAGCTGGTGCGGATCTACCTCGTCAACGTGCTCGAGTTCGACCCCGTCAACTCCTTCCACATCCACGCCAACTTCTTCCACTACTACCCGACCGGCACATCGCTCGAGCCGACCGAGCTCACGGACACGGTCGTGCAGGCGCAGGGGCAGCGAGGGATCCTCGAGCTGCGGTTCCCGGAGCCGGGCCGCTACATGTTCCACGCCCACGTCAGCGAGTTCGCCCAGCTCGGTTGGATGGGCTTCTTCGAGGTGCTGGCCTGATGGAGGCACGTGCCGGCACCGAGCGCCCGCCTCCCGCCGCGCGCCTACCGGCTTGGGCGCTCGGCCTCATTCCCCTTTCCCTGATCGCCGGCACCGCGGCGCTGCTGGCGCTCCTGGGTGCTCCCGGGCTTGGCGATCGCACCGGGCCGCCCGTCGAGGAGCTCGCGGTGGAACGCACCGTCCTCCGACCCGGCGAGATCGAGCTCACGGTGCGAAACGACGGCCCGGACCCGGTCGACGTTGCCCAGGTCGTGGTCAACGACGCCTTCGTCCCGTTCACGGCCAGTGACGGGAACAGAGTCGGCAGGCTCGCAGCGACGACGCTCGACATCACCTACCCGTGGATCGAGGGCGAGGCTTACGAGATCTCCATGATCACGTCGACCGGCGCCACGATCGATCATGAGATCCCCGTGGCGGCCGAGACGCCCGAGCAGAGCTCGAGCTTCTTTGCGCTGATGGCCCTGCTCGGCCTCTACGTCGGCGTGATCCCGGTGGCGCTGGGGATGCTGTGGCTTCCCTTCGTGCGGCGGATCGACCAGGGCTGGATTCGGCTCTTGATCGCGTTCACCGTCGGCTTGCTGACGGTCCTCGGCGTGGATGCGGCCCTGGAGGGCCTCGAGATCGGAAACGCGGCGCCGTCGGCGTTCGGGGGGCAGGCCCTCGTCCTGCTGGGCGCACTGGGCTCGTATCTGGTCCTCGCAGGGGTGGACTCCTACCTCTCCGCCCGGTCGCGGGCCTCGGTGCCCGGCGCCGCAGCCGGCGGAGGGGCGTATCTCGCGTTGCTGGTGGCGATCGGGATCGGTTTGCACAACCTCGGCGAGGGACTGGCGATCGGCTCGGCCTACGCCGTCGGCGCGCTCGCTCTGGGGACCTTCCTGGTGGTCGGCTTCGCGCTTCACAACACCACGGAGGGCCTCGCGATCGTGGCACCCCTGGCCAAGGGGACGCCGAGTCTCGCACGCCTCGGGGCCCTCGGTCTGATCGCGGGCGCCCCAGCGATCCCAGGTGCGTGGATCGGCTTCGCCGCGTTCAACCCGAGCGTCGCGGCGCTGCTGTTCGGCGTCGGAGCGGGAGCGATCGCCAGGGTCATATGGCAGCTGGTCCCGGCGATGCGCGATGGACGAGGACGGGCCCTCCATCCGGGTGCGGTGGCGGCGCTCCTCGCCGGGATGCTGGCGCTGTACCTGACAGGGCTCGTGGTGCCGGTCTGATGGCGACCGACAACCGCCACTCCGGCTTTCGGCACAGTCCCGCTGCCGCCAACTCCGAGGCGGTGGAGGACTACACGAAGGCGATCTATGCGCTCGCCCGTCGCTCGAAGCGGCCGGTGTCGACCACGGCGCTCGCGTCGAGGCTTGGAGTTTCCCCCGGCTCGGTGACCGCGATGCTGAAGCGGCTCGACCAGATGGACCTGGTCCGCTACCAGCCCTACCACGGAGTGGCGCTGACGCCGGCCGGCGAGAAGGTGGCGCTGGAGGTGATGCGCCATCACCGCCTGCTGGAGTCCTTCCTCTCCGAGGCTCTCGAGATGCCCTGGGACCGAGTGCACGACGAGGCGGAGGTTCTCGAGCACTACATATCCGAGGACCTGGAACGCCGGATCGCCGAGAAACTCGGCAACCCGGAGCTGGATCCGCACGGCGATCCGATCCCAACGTCGGAGCTCGACCTGGCTGACGACAGAACGACCGGCCTCACCGAGCTCGAGGAGGGCCAGGCGGCAACCTTCGCGCGGGTCTCCGACTCAGATCCGGAGATGCTCCGTTTCCTCGCTGAGCGCGGCATCCGCCCGGGCGCGCGGCTGCGGCTCACCGGCACGCAGCCCTTCGGGGGGCCGCTGTTCGTCGAGGTGGAGGGGCGCGAGCATGCCCTGGGCGGCGAGCTCGCGGAGAAGATGCGAGTCGAAGTCGAGGAGGGGGCAACGTGAACCGGGCGCTCGATTCGACCCTCGAAACGCCGGCCCCTCTTTCCACGGCGCGAATGGAGGCGGGCCAGGCGACCGTCGAGGACGTTATGCCCGGCGAGGCGGCCGTCGCCCGCGCGGCGCGGCGATCGCTCGACGGCCACGTCCGCGGGCCGGCGCGAGTCTGGCCCTTCCTCGGTCCGGCGTTCATAGCCGCGGTCGCCTATATCGACCCGGGCAACTTCGCCACCAACATCGCCGGCGGAGCGCAGTTCGGCTACCTGCTGCTGTGGGTGGTGGTGGCCGCGAACCTGGTCGCGATGGTGATCCAGACCCAGTCGGCGAAGCTGGGCATCGCGACTGGCAAGAACCTCCCGGAGCTGTGCCGCCAGACCTTCTCGCGGCCGGCCTCGATCGCTCTCTGGATCCAGGCCGAGGTCGTCGCCATGTCGACCGACGTTGCCGAAGTCGTCGGCGCTGCGCTGGGCCTTTACCTGCTGTTCGGCATTCCGCTCTTCGAAGCCGGGCTGATCGCGGGCGCGGGCGCGTTCGCCATCCTCGGCCTGCAGCAACTGGGGTTTCGGCGGCTCGAGGCCGGCATCGCCGTGCTCGCCGGGGTGGTGCTCGTCTCCTTCGCGCTCGAGATCATGTACGCGAGCCCGAACGCGGGCGACGTGGCCGGCCATCTGGTGGTGCCGGGATTCGGCGGCACCGAGAGCGTGCTGCTGGCCACCGGGATCATCGGCGCGACGGTGATGCCGCACGTCGTCTACCTGCACTCGGCGCTCACCCAGCGCCGGATCGTGGGCCGGGACGACGACGAGCGACGCCGCATCCTCGGCTTCGAGAAGGTCGACGTGGTGATCGCGATGACGATCGCGGGCGTCGTCAACCTGTCGATGATGATCATGGCGGCGGCCCTGTTCAATCAGGGTGGCCTGGCCGGGATCGATAGCATCGAGGGTGCGTTTCAGGGCCTTCAGCAGACGGTCTCGAATCACGCGGCAACGATCTTCGGAGTCGCCCTGCTTG contains these protein-coding regions:
- a CDS encoding Nramp family divalent metal transporter, with translation MNRALDSTLETPAPLSTARMEAGQATVEDVMPGEAAVARAARRSLDGHVRGPARVWPFLGPAFIAAVAYIDPGNFATNIAGGAQFGYLLLWVVVAANLVAMVIQTQSAKLGIATGKNLPELCRQTFSRPASIALWIQAEVVAMSTDVAEVVGAALGLYLLFGIPLFEAGLIAGAGAFAILGLQQLGFRRLEAGIAVLAGVVLVSFALEIMYASPNAGDVAGHLVVPGFGGTESVLLATGIIGATVMPHVVYLHSALTQRRIVGRDDDERRRILGFEKVDVVIAMTIAGVVNLSMMIMAAALFNQGGLAGIDSIEGAFQGLQQTVSNHAATIFGVALLASGFASSSVGTMAGQVVMQGFIQRRIPIFVRRAITLAPALIVLGIGLAPSDALVVSQVVLSFGIPFALVPLLLLARRRDVMGVFANPRWLTVVVSVIGGLIIALNVFLLQQVFLG